In the genome of Dickeya fangzhongdai, one region contains:
- the cyoA gene encoding cytochrome o ubiquinol oxidase subunit II, whose protein sequence is MRLRKYNKIFGMLSLIATTLLLSGCDMALMNPKGQVGLEQRSLILTALGLMLIVVIPVIIMTIAFAWKFRASNEKAKYTPNWSHSNKIEAVVWTVPIIIIIILGTITWKTTHSLDPYKPLDSNVKPINVEVVSLDWKWLFIYPDLGIATVNELAFPTNVPVNFKITSDTVMNSFFIPRLGGQIYAMAGMQTKLHLIANEPGKYDGISGGYSGKGFSGMKFTAIATPDQQAFDQWVENVRKSSKTLSTMNDFNKLAQPTEYHPVEYYSQVQPELFSQIITKFIGNNMNMQHGAEGEPKKEEGMQNHQGMNMSEHSSH, encoded by the coding sequence ATGAGACTCAGGAAATACAATAAAATTTTTGGGATGTTGTCTTTAATCGCAACCACACTGCTTCTCAGTGGTTGTGATATGGCATTGATGAACCCCAAAGGACAAGTCGGGTTAGAGCAACGTTCGTTGATACTGACAGCACTCGGTTTGATGCTGATCGTTGTTATCCCGGTGATCATTATGACGATTGCCTTCGCCTGGAAGTTCAGAGCTTCCAACGAAAAAGCGAAGTACACGCCAAACTGGTCGCACTCCAACAAAATCGAAGCCGTTGTCTGGACGGTTCCCATCATCATTATCATCATCCTTGGGACGATCACCTGGAAAACCACCCATTCGCTTGATCCCTACAAGCCTCTGGATTCCAATGTCAAACCCATCAATGTTGAAGTGGTGTCGCTGGACTGGAAATGGCTGTTCATCTACCCGGACCTTGGCATCGCCACGGTCAATGAACTGGCATTCCCGACCAATGTTCCGGTCAATTTCAAGATTACGTCCGATACGGTGATGAACTCCTTCTTTATTCCGCGTCTTGGTGGTCAGATCTATGCCATGGCCGGGATGCAGACCAAGCTGCACCTGATCGCCAACGAGCCGGGCAAGTACGACGGCATTTCCGGCGGTTACAGCGGCAAAGGGTTCTCCGGCATGAAATTCACCGCCATCGCGACCCCGGATCAGCAAGCGTTTGACCAATGGGTTGAGAATGTACGCAAGTCATCCAAGACGCTGAGCACGATGAATGACTTTAACAAACTGGCGCAACCGACCGAGTACCACCCGGTGGAGTACTACTCTCAGGTCCAACCTGAGCTGTTCAGCCAGATCATTACCAAATTCATTGGCAACAACATGAACATGCAGCACGGTGCCGAAGGCGAGCCTAAGAAAGAAGAAGGCATGCAGAATCACCAGGGCATGAACATGAGCGAGCACTCCTCTCATTAA